One genomic segment of Stigmatopora argus isolate UIUO_Sarg chromosome 18, RoL_Sarg_1.0, whole genome shotgun sequence includes these proteins:
- the aldh18a1 gene encoding delta-1-pyrroline-5-carboxylate synthase isoform X2 gives MLLQRLCSRIQLDPPKHYWRTTRTLSQGQRGGGPFSHRGELRNAKRIVVKLGSAVVTRGDECGLALGRLASIVEQVAVLQNQGREMMIVTSGAVAFGKQRLRHEILLSQSVRQALHSSHSQLKDTLMPVLEARACAAAGQSGLMALYEAMFSQYSTCTAQVLVTNLDFYDEQKRKNLNSTLQELLRMNIVPIVNTNDAVVPPPQPDSDLQGVISIKDNDSLAARLAVEMEADLLIALSDVEGLYNRPPGTDDAKLIDTFYPGDQQSITYGTKSRVGIGGMEAKVQSSIWALQGGTSVVIANGTHPKVTGHVIADIVEGKKVGTFFSETKPAGLTVEQQTEMARNVGRKLAALRPEQRSEIIFRLADILIDRKEDILSANKMDVDMAVSSGQLPAALLARMSLCPAKLDSLASGLRQVALAALDCVGRVVRKTRVAHKLELEQITVPIGVILVIFEGRPDCLPQVSALAIASGNASLLKGGKEMANTNRVLHGITQEALAMHDVKEAVQLVSTREEVWDLCRLDKMIDLIVPRGSAELLRDIRRASKGVPVLGHSDGICHVYVDVQADPDKAVKIVRDSKCDYPAACNSMETLLIHRDVLSMPLFGQIVDMLRAERVKIHPGPRFASYLTFSPLEVQSMRTEYCDLECCIEVVDGLQAAVEHIHKYGSFHTDVIVTENEDTAEQFLQHLDSACVFWNASSRFADGYRFGLGAEVGISTARIHARGPVGLEGLLTTKWVLRGDGHAAADFAQPGGIEFLHEDLRTARAEELQQFT, from the exons ATGCTGCTCCAGAGGCTGTGCTCTAGGATTCAGCTGGACCCCCCGAAACACTACTGGAGGACCACCCGAACCCTCTCACAAG GTCAACGTGGCGGCGGCCCTTTTTCCCACCGCGGTGAGCTGCGCAATGCCAAAAGGATTGTGGTGAAGCTGGGTAGCGCCGTTGTCACTCGAGGTGACGAATGCGGTTTGGCGCTGGGACGGCTGGCGTCCATTGTGGAACAG GTGGCGGTACTGCAAAACCAAGGGCGGGAAATGATGATCGTCACCAGTGGCGCCGTGGCCTTTGGCAAGCAAAGGCTGAGGCACGAAATTTTGCTGTCCCAGAGCGTTCGGCAGGCGCTGCATTCAAGTCACAGTCAACTCAAAGACACG TTGATGCCCGTTTTGGAAGCCCGTGCGTGTGCGGCCGCTGGGCAGAGTGGTCTGATGGCGTTGTACGAGGCCATGTTCTCACAGTACAGCACCTGCACTGCACAA GTTCTGGTGACCAATTTGGACTTCTACGATGAGCAAAAGCGCAAGAATTTGAACAGCACGTTGCAGGAGCTACTGCGCATGAACATCGTGCCCATCGTGAACACCAATGACGCCGTGGTGCCACCGCCGCAGCCTGACAGCGACCTGCAAGGG GTGATCAGCATTAAGGACAACGACAGCCTGGCGGCGCGACTCGCCGTGGAGATGGAGGCCGACCTGCTCATCGCGCTCTCCGACGTGGAAG GACTGTACAACCGCCCCCCTGGAACAGACGATGCGAAGCTCATTGACACCTTTTACCCTGGAGATCAGCAGTCTATCACCTATGGGACAAAGTCCAGAGTTGGTATTGGTGGCATGGAGGCCAAA GTCCAGTCGTCTATCTGGGCGCTTCAAGGTGGCACATCGGTGGTCATTGCCAACGGGACGCATCCTAAAGTAACGGGCCACGTCATCGCCGACATTGTGGAGGGCAAGAAAGTGGGCACCTTCTTCTCAGAGACCAAACCGGCTG GCCTGACTGTTGAGCAGCAGACTGAAATGGCACGCAATGTTGGGAGAAAATTGGCTGCCTTACGACCAGAGCAG AGGAGCGAGATCATCTTTCGCCTTGCAGATATTTTGATTGACAGGAAAGAAGACATCTTATCGGCCAACAAGATGGATGTCGATATGGCAGTCAGCTCAG GTCAACTTCCGGCCGCCCTGCTGGCTCGCATGAGTCTGTGTCCGGCCAAATTGGACAGCCTGGCGTCCGGCCTCCGACAGGTGGCATTGGCCGCCCTGGATTGCGTGGGTCGCGTGGTGCGCAAAACCAGGGTGGCCCACAAGCTTGAGTTAGAGCAGATCACCGTGCCCATCGGGGTCATTTTGGTCATTTTCGAGGGCCGGCCGGACTGCCTGCCGCAG GTGTCGGCCTTAGCCATCGCTAGCGGCAATGCCAGCCTGCTGAAGGGTGGCAAAGAGATGGCTAATACTAACCGGGTCCTCCATGGGATCACCCAAGAAGCCCTCGCCATGCATGACGTCAAAGAGGCCGTGCAGTTG GTGAGCACACGCGAGGAAGTATGGGACCTCTGCCGATTGGACAAAATGATCGACCTGATCGTCCCTCGCGGCTCGGCCGAACTGCTGCGAGACATCCGCCGCGCCTCCAAAGGCGTCCCCGTCCTGGGCCACAGCGACGGCATCTGCCACGTCTATGTGGATGTCCAAGCCGACCCCGATAAAGCTGTCAAAATCG TCCGAGATTCCAAGTGCGATTACCCGGCGGCCTGCAACTCTATGGAAACGCTGCTGATCCACCGGGACGTCCTGTCGATGCCGCTTTTTGGACAGATCGTTGACATGCTGCGAGCCGAGCGA GTGAAAATCCACCCCGGGCCCAGGTTTGCGTCCTACCTGACCTTCAGCCCACTGGAGGTGCAGTCCATGCGCACGGAGTACTGCGACCTGGAATGCTGCATTGAGGTGGTGGATGGCCTGCAGGCGGCCGTTGAACACATTCACAAATATGGCAGCTTTCATACCGATGTCATCGTCACGGAAAATG AGGACACGGCTGAGCAGTTCCTCCAGCACCTGGACAGCGCCTGCGTCTTCTGGAACGCCAGCTCCCGTTTTGCCGACGGCTACCGCTTTGGACTCG GAGCTGAGGTGGGCATCAGCACGGCGCGCATTCACGCCCGGGGCCCCGTGGGCTTGGAGGGTCTGCTCACCACCAAGTGGGTCCTAAGGGGGGACGGTCATGCAGCGGCTGATTTCGCCCAACCGGGTGGCATTGAGTTCCTTCACGAGGACCTGCGGACGGCTCGGGCCGAGGAGCTGCAGCAATTCACTTAA
- the aldh18a1 gene encoding delta-1-pyrroline-5-carboxylate synthase isoform X1, with amino-acid sequence MLLQRLCSRIQLDPPKHYWRTTRTLSQGQRGGGPFSHRGELRNAKRIVVKLGSAVVTRGDECGLALGRLASIVEQVAVLQNQGREMMIVTSGAVAFGKQRLRHEILLSQSVRQALHSSHSQLKDTLMPVLEARACAAAGQSGLMALYEAMFSQYSTCTAQVLVTNLDFYDEQKRKNLNSTLQELLRMNIVPIVNTNDAVVPPPQPDSDLQGVNVISIKDNDSLAARLAVEMEADLLIALSDVEGLYNRPPGTDDAKLIDTFYPGDQQSITYGTKSRVGIGGMEAKVQSSIWALQGGTSVVIANGTHPKVTGHVIADIVEGKKVGTFFSETKPAGLTVEQQTEMARNVGRKLAALRPEQRSEIIFRLADILIDRKEDILSANKMDVDMAVSSGQLPAALLARMSLCPAKLDSLASGLRQVALAALDCVGRVVRKTRVAHKLELEQITVPIGVILVIFEGRPDCLPQVSALAIASGNASLLKGGKEMANTNRVLHGITQEALAMHDVKEAVQLVSTREEVWDLCRLDKMIDLIVPRGSAELLRDIRRASKGVPVLGHSDGICHVYVDVQADPDKAVKIVRDSKCDYPAACNSMETLLIHRDVLSMPLFGQIVDMLRAERVKIHPGPRFASYLTFSPLEVQSMRTEYCDLECCIEVVDGLQAAVEHIHKYGSFHTDVIVTENEDTAEQFLQHLDSACVFWNASSRFADGYRFGLGAEVGISTARIHARGPVGLEGLLTTKWVLRGDGHAAADFAQPGGIEFLHEDLRTARAEELQQFT; translated from the exons ATGCTGCTCCAGAGGCTGTGCTCTAGGATTCAGCTGGACCCCCCGAAACACTACTGGAGGACCACCCGAACCCTCTCACAAG GTCAACGTGGCGGCGGCCCTTTTTCCCACCGCGGTGAGCTGCGCAATGCCAAAAGGATTGTGGTGAAGCTGGGTAGCGCCGTTGTCACTCGAGGTGACGAATGCGGTTTGGCGCTGGGACGGCTGGCGTCCATTGTGGAACAG GTGGCGGTACTGCAAAACCAAGGGCGGGAAATGATGATCGTCACCAGTGGCGCCGTGGCCTTTGGCAAGCAAAGGCTGAGGCACGAAATTTTGCTGTCCCAGAGCGTTCGGCAGGCGCTGCATTCAAGTCACAGTCAACTCAAAGACACG TTGATGCCCGTTTTGGAAGCCCGTGCGTGTGCGGCCGCTGGGCAGAGTGGTCTGATGGCGTTGTACGAGGCCATGTTCTCACAGTACAGCACCTGCACTGCACAA GTTCTGGTGACCAATTTGGACTTCTACGATGAGCAAAAGCGCAAGAATTTGAACAGCACGTTGCAGGAGCTACTGCGCATGAACATCGTGCCCATCGTGAACACCAATGACGCCGTGGTGCCACCGCCGCAGCCTGACAGCGACCTGCAAGGGGTAAAC GTGATCAGCATTAAGGACAACGACAGCCTGGCGGCGCGACTCGCCGTGGAGATGGAGGCCGACCTGCTCATCGCGCTCTCCGACGTGGAAG GACTGTACAACCGCCCCCCTGGAACAGACGATGCGAAGCTCATTGACACCTTTTACCCTGGAGATCAGCAGTCTATCACCTATGGGACAAAGTCCAGAGTTGGTATTGGTGGCATGGAGGCCAAA GTCCAGTCGTCTATCTGGGCGCTTCAAGGTGGCACATCGGTGGTCATTGCCAACGGGACGCATCCTAAAGTAACGGGCCACGTCATCGCCGACATTGTGGAGGGCAAGAAAGTGGGCACCTTCTTCTCAGAGACCAAACCGGCTG GCCTGACTGTTGAGCAGCAGACTGAAATGGCACGCAATGTTGGGAGAAAATTGGCTGCCTTACGACCAGAGCAG AGGAGCGAGATCATCTTTCGCCTTGCAGATATTTTGATTGACAGGAAAGAAGACATCTTATCGGCCAACAAGATGGATGTCGATATGGCAGTCAGCTCAG GTCAACTTCCGGCCGCCCTGCTGGCTCGCATGAGTCTGTGTCCGGCCAAATTGGACAGCCTGGCGTCCGGCCTCCGACAGGTGGCATTGGCCGCCCTGGATTGCGTGGGTCGCGTGGTGCGCAAAACCAGGGTGGCCCACAAGCTTGAGTTAGAGCAGATCACCGTGCCCATCGGGGTCATTTTGGTCATTTTCGAGGGCCGGCCGGACTGCCTGCCGCAG GTGTCGGCCTTAGCCATCGCTAGCGGCAATGCCAGCCTGCTGAAGGGTGGCAAAGAGATGGCTAATACTAACCGGGTCCTCCATGGGATCACCCAAGAAGCCCTCGCCATGCATGACGTCAAAGAGGCCGTGCAGTTG GTGAGCACACGCGAGGAAGTATGGGACCTCTGCCGATTGGACAAAATGATCGACCTGATCGTCCCTCGCGGCTCGGCCGAACTGCTGCGAGACATCCGCCGCGCCTCCAAAGGCGTCCCCGTCCTGGGCCACAGCGACGGCATCTGCCACGTCTATGTGGATGTCCAAGCCGACCCCGATAAAGCTGTCAAAATCG TCCGAGATTCCAAGTGCGATTACCCGGCGGCCTGCAACTCTATGGAAACGCTGCTGATCCACCGGGACGTCCTGTCGATGCCGCTTTTTGGACAGATCGTTGACATGCTGCGAGCCGAGCGA GTGAAAATCCACCCCGGGCCCAGGTTTGCGTCCTACCTGACCTTCAGCCCACTGGAGGTGCAGTCCATGCGCACGGAGTACTGCGACCTGGAATGCTGCATTGAGGTGGTGGATGGCCTGCAGGCGGCCGTTGAACACATTCACAAATATGGCAGCTTTCATACCGATGTCATCGTCACGGAAAATG AGGACACGGCTGAGCAGTTCCTCCAGCACCTGGACAGCGCCTGCGTCTTCTGGAACGCCAGCTCCCGTTTTGCCGACGGCTACCGCTTTGGACTCG GAGCTGAGGTGGGCATCAGCACGGCGCGCATTCACGCCCGGGGCCCCGTGGGCTTGGAGGGTCTGCTCACCACCAAGTGGGTCCTAAGGGGGGACGGTCATGCAGCGGCTGATTTCGCCCAACCGGGTGGCATTGAGTTCCTTCACGAGGACCTGCGGACGGCTCGGGCCGAGGAGCTGCAGCAATTCACTTAA